The DNA sequence AAAAAGGCTCCATCGCTGCCCTCATGAAGCCTGTGCTCAGATGATGTGTAAGGCCTAACTCTTCAGTAAGCGCTGAGGCGAGCGTAGTCTTTCCGACGCCGGGTACCCCCTCTAGAATGATAATCAGAGATGACTGCTGACTCTCCACCTTGTACAACTTGCCTTCATCTTTCACTGAATAAGTATTCCTTAATCCAGGCAAAATCACCGCTATACTATCGGCAGATAATATCTAAGCCAAGTAAGTTAAGCAGCATCCTCTATGGGGTAGCAGTATTTCTCCCTCAGCACCCTTTTAAGCACTTTGCCCAAAGCGTTCCGGGGTAGCTCTTCGACAAACACCACCGACTCGGGCCGTTTGAAGCTGGCCAGCCTTTGATGGCAATACTCGATGAGTTCGATTTCTGAGCAGGCAGCCCCACCTTTCTTTACCACCAGGGCCCTGACCCTTTCACTCCAATCAATGTCCGGCACCCCGATGATGGCTGCGTCATCTACGGCGGGATGGGACATCAGGGCTTGCTCTACTTCCTCCGGCGATATCATCTCGCCACCCCGTTTAATAAAGTCTTTTGATCTGCCTGACAGGTACAGATAACCGTCCTCGTCCATATACCCTAGGTCCCCAGTGAATAGCCAGCCCCCATGGAAAGCCCCCTTGGTCGCCTGCTCGTTTCTCCAATACCCTTGCATAATACGAGACCCCCTCGCCGCTACCTCGCCTACCTGTCCTGAAGGCAGCGGCAGTCCCTCCTCGTCCATCACCGCCACCTCGACGTCCGGTAGGGCCTTACCGACGGAAGTAAGTCGTTTCAGTTTCTTTTCGATGGCTTCCGGCGAGCCCGAAAGCTCATGGTCTTCCGGCGGAAGCATAGTGATGGTCGAAGCGGTCTCAGTCTGGCCGAAGGCATTGATGAACCGCACTCCGGGCATGGCTTTAATCGCCTTCTTAATCACTTCCACCGGCATGGGCGCAGCGCCGTAGGTGATAATCTTAAGACTCGACAGGTCATAGTCATTGAACTTGGCGTGTTCGACGACCTGCTTGAGCATAGTCGGGACGACACCTGCCCGGGTTGCGCGCTCCGACTGCGCCAGTTCCATCCATGTTTCCGCGTCGAACTGCCGCATTAACACCGTAGTGCGTCCGCCGTACACCGAAGCCAATGCGCCTTGCATGCCTGCAATGTGATACATAGGCACGCACAACAGATTGCGCTCTTCAGCCGACTCTGGGTCCGGCGGTTCAACGCTGGAGAGCATGTATGAGCTGAAGCTCTCGTGACTCAGCATTACCGCCTTTGGTGTGCCGGTGGTGCCTGCCGTAAATAGCAGCAAAGTTGTGTCCGAGTCTTGAGCCGTTGGAAAGTGACGCTCCTCTGCCGAGGAGGCTCCGATAACATCATCGTAGAACACCCACTGGCCGCCGTTTCGCTCTTCCACCGTAATCACGTAATCTGCTGGGCATGAATCCTTGAGAGCATCCTTGGCGGTGGTGAAGTAGCGCTTGCCGACAAAAAGCACAGTCGGCTCGCAGATGTTGAGCATGTGGGCCATTTCGTCAGACTTTGCCCGATAATTGAACGGCACAAAGATCGCGTCCAACCTGGCGCAGGCGAAATAGGCTTCCAGCATTGCAGGCGTGTTTACGTCCATCATCGCCACACGGTCACCGCGGCCAATCCCCATGTCGGCCAGGGCGTTGGCCAGTCGATTGCTTCGCTCCTGAAGATGGGCAAAAGTTGTGCGGTTGCCCTCGAAGACAATAGCCTCGCGCTCAGGCACAATAGCCGCCGCAATGGAAAGGAATTCGTTGCTATTCACGGATAACTCTTCTAGGAAGCTTCACAGAGATTATATAGGTCTATGACGGCTGGGTGGTGAGCAGCTTCAAAGCCAGACGCCTTTCTAACTCTAGCGACCTGTCCAATGGCAAATCTGCGCCTCGATGAATTGCCTCTTTCAGACCAGCTGCCGCTTTAGAGTCTAGGGAGGCTAACCTGTCAGCCAGGTTTAAAGTTTCGGCTTGCAGCGATTTGACGGACACCACTTTTGTGGCTAGCCCAAGTTTTGAAGCCTCTTCAGCTCCAACCACGTGACCCGTCAGCAGAAGCTCTAGCGCCGGCGCAAGGCCGATGGCCCGTGAAATAGTCTGAGTGCCGCCGGCCGCGGGAATGAGGCCAAGATGGGTTTCAGGCATTGAGAACTTAGCATCATAAGATACAATCCGAATATCGCATAACATCGCCATCTCCAGCCCGCTGCCAATGCAGTGACCGTGAATAGAGGCTATCAATGGTTTAGCCATATCTAGGAATAATCCCCAGATATCCCTTTCCCATCGGACCTCACGCGCGACTGATAATGATGGGGCCGCGCCAAACTCGGTAAGGTCCGCGCCGGCGCAGAAATCGAAGCCTGCTCCGTTCAAGACAACACATTTTACGTCGGTGTCGTCACGTACAGCCTCCAGCGCCTGCCACAGGTCGTCACGCATCCTGGTATCAAAAGCGTTCCGAATCTGGGGGCGATTTAGGGTGATAGTGGCGACATGCCCGTCCTTCAAATAGAGAATAGTGTCGAAAGCTTCCAACTTAGCGTCCCACGAACCTGGGTTTTCTCTTGGACAGGAACGACTCTACACCCTGCTTGCGGTCTTCTGTGGTCTGCAACAGAAAGCTCAGGTCTGCTTCCAGCCTCAGTCCTTGTTGCAGTGTCATGTCTTTGCCCATATACACAGCCTCTTTAGTATAACGAGCAGCAATTGGTGCGGCTTCGGCGATTTGTGAGGCTAGGCTGGTAGCTGATTTTAAAGCGCCCTTGCCGTCATCCTCCACTTTGTTGACCAGGCCCACGGCTAGCGCTTCATCCGCATCGATTAACCGTTGAGTTAGCAGAAGTTCCAGGGTCCTGGCTTTCCCTACCAGCCGGACTAGACGTTGAGAGCCGCCGTCCCAGGGAATAGCCCCACGGGCCAGATCGGTGAATCCAAGCCTGGCGGTGCGGGCGGCTACCCTGAGATCGCAGGCCAGGGCCAGTTCCAGCCCGTGGTCCACGGCGTCTCCGTTAATGGCGGCAATGGAAGGTTGTGGAAGGCTAGCCAGGGCCGAGGCGCATCGTAAACTATCTAACCACCCTTCCACATCCTCGGACGTGGCGCTTTCGGAAGGCGGGTTATAGGCCTCCCGTCCGCTGGAGAACACCTTGCCGGCGCCAGTAATTACTACCGCCCGAATACGTTTGTCGTGTTCTATCTGCTGGCAGGCCTCCTTTAGCTCACGCGCCGAATCCGCGGTGACACAATTGTGCCGGGAAGGACAACTTAATGTTAGCAATGCAACGTGTCCCTTGTAGGACACTTTAATGAATCTGAATTCCACCAGCGTCAAGCTCGATAGCGTGGGTTAGCCCAAGACTCTTGACAGTATTTTCAGGGGTAGTTTATCATATGCCAAGAATTAGCACTCGAAACACTCGAGTGCTAAATTGTGAGTAGCGTAAGGCCATCTAAATTTCAATTCAGAAGGAGGGAGCCTTGGTTAGGTTTACGCCGTTAGGTGAGAGGTTGATAGTAAGACCCATTGAGCAGGAAGAGAAGACCTCTTCCGGCATCATTCTGCCTGACACCGCTAAAGAGAAGCCCCAGGAGGGTGAAGTGGTGGCCGTGGGTCCCGGCCGCACAAATGAGGACGGGAAACGCGTCCCCATGGAGGTCAAGTCAGGTGACAGGATTATCTACTCCAAGTTTGCCGGCACCGAGTATAAAGAGGCCGGCCAGGAGTACCTGATATTGCGCGAGAGTGACGTTTTAGCGAAGGTATCTAAATAAGGAGGAAGACCGCAAATGCCCGGAAAGCAGCTAGTTTTCGCTGAAGAAGCTCGCAAGTCCCTTAAGATAGGTATCGACACCCTGGCCGATACCGTTAAAGTTACGCTAGGTCCCCGAGGGCGCAATGTCATCCTGGACAAGAAGTTTGGCCCTCCCCAGGTCTGCTCCGACGGCGTCACCATCGCCAAGGAGATTGAGCTGCCCAACCCCTTTGAAAACATGGGCGCGCAGCTCATTAAGGAAGCCGCCAGCAAGACCAACGACGCTGCCGGCGATGGCACCACTACCTCCGTAGTCTTGGCCCAGGCCATCATCACAGAAGGCTTCAAGAACACCGCCGCCGGCGCCAACCCCATGGCCATCAAGCGCGGTATCGAGAAGGCTGTCGAGGCTGTCGTGGAGGAGCTGAAGAAGATGGCCCGCTCCGTGGAAAGCCGTGAGCAGATTGCTCAGGTTGCCGCCCTCTCCGCCCATGAGGACAGCATCGGCAACACCATTGCCGACGCCATGGAGAAGGTAGGCAAGGACGGAGTCATCACCGTTGAGGAGTCCAAGGGTATTCAGGATGAAATTGAGTACGTGGAAGGCATGCAGATAGACCGCGGCTACATCTCTCCCTACTTCGTCACCAACCCGGACAAGATGGAAGCCGTCATTGAGAACCCCCACATCATCATCACGGACAAGAAGGTCTCCGCTGTCTCTGACCTGGTGCCCGTCCTTGAAAAACTGATACAGATTGGCAAGAAGGATGTGGTCATCATCGCCGAGGATATCGACGGTGAGGCCCTGGCTACACTGGTGGTCAACAAGCTGCGCGGCACCCTCAACTGCCTGGCCGTTAAGGCCCCTGGCTTCGGCGACCGCCGCAAGGCCATGCTGGAAGACATCGCCATCCTTACCGGCGGCACCGTCATTAGCGAAGAGACGGGCCGCAAGCTGGACTCCGCCACTATTAACGACATGGGCCAGGCCCGGCGTGTCTCTTCTTCAAAGGAAGAGACCACCATTGTAGAGGGCAAGGGTTCCGAGCAGGCCATTAAGGCCCGCATCAACCAGATCCGTGCCCAGATTGAGGAGACCACTTCCGAGTTCGATAAGGAGAAACTCCAGGAGCGGATGGCCAAGTTGGCCGGCGGCGTGGCCGTCATCAAGGTCGGGGCCGCCACCGAAGTGGAGCTTAAGGAGCGTAAGGCCAGAGTGGAAGACGCCCTGTCCGCCACCCGCGCTGCCGTGGAAGAGGGCATAGTGCCCGGCGGCGGCGTGGCCTTAGTACGCGCCCAGCGAGCATTGGACCCGCTCATCAAGAAGCTTGACGATGACGAGTCGGTAGGCGCAGGCATCGTCAGGAAGTCTCTGGAGTCGCCCGTGCGGCTCATCGCCTTCAACGCCGACAGGGAAGGCTCCGTCATCCTGGAGTCGGTGCGAGGCCACAAGGACGACTACGGGTTTGACGCCGAGACCGGCGAGTTTGGCCACATGTTCGAGAAGGGCATTGTGGACCCGGTCAAGGTCACGCGTTCTGCCCTTCAGAACGCCGCCAGCATCGCCGCCATGGTGCTGACCACAGAATCCATGGTTACTGAGATACCCGAGAAGGAAAAGGCCCCTGCTGCTCCTCCCATGGAGTACTAGGCCCAACCGTTTAAGAGTAGGAGAACCACAGGGGCGGTCCACTTGGGCCGCCCCTGTCCTTTTCTGAAGGTCAGCTTATCCAGGCCGTGGACGCGCCGTTGCGCTTCTCCACCTCTATTCTCACCGGGAAGGCTTCTTTCAAGTCGTCCAGGTGAGTTATCACTATGATGCGCTGAAAGTCTGGCTCGATGGCGTGGATGACGTCCAGGATGCGTTCTCGCCCCGTGGCGTCCTGGGTGCCAAAGCCTTCGTCGATGAATAGGGTGGGAAGGGGCGCGCCGCTGCGATGGGCCAGGGCTTTGGACAGGGCGATGCGCAGGGCCAGGTTTATGCGGAAGGCCTCGCCGCCGCTGAACATCTCATAGCTTCGGGGGCCCAGCTCATCGCTTATCTTTATCTCCAGGGTCTCGGTGAACTCGCCGCGGCGGGACTTAAGCTCTTGCTGGGTTTCCAGTTTAACGTTCATTCGACCGTCAGACATACGACGCAGAAGTTCGTTAGCGTACTCCTCGATATAGGGCAGCACCGTCTCGATTAGAAGAGCCTGGACGCCCTTCTTACCAAAAGCCTGGGACAGTTCACTATAGACGGACTGTTCGTCTCGTAGCCCTGCTGCCTGAGGCCGCTTGTGAGCGGCCTGCCTTTCGGCCTCTTCAACCTTGCGCAGCCTATCCTCCAGACCACCTTTGCTGGCGAGGAGGGACTGCTGCTTGCTGCGGGACTCTTGAAGCTGCGAGTCCACCGCTAGCAGCTTCTGCTTCCGACCCGCCAGTCCTGCGGCCTGAGTTCTCAGATGAGCAACCGTTTCTCCAATCTGGGACTGTTCTTTCCGTCGCTGCTCCACCAGCGACTTTGACCTCCATAGGGAGGCTTCTTCGCGGGGGAGCGCTTCTAGGGCCTCACTGAGTTTGGCGTGCTTTTGGATATAAGGTTGGTAGTCTTGGACTTGCCGGAATAGCTTGCTATGGCCTTCCGGGGAGTAAGTTAACCCAGCCACTTGGGCCTCAACGGCGGCTAGCTCCTGTCGTTGCTGTGGGGCGTGGGATTCGGAGGCTAGCTCCGCCTTGACGGTCTTGGACTCGGCGCGCAGGGTTTCGGCTTCGGCGGCGGCGTGGCTGGACTCTTGCAGCTCCTTTTCCAGGGTGGCGATTTGACGTTGGGTCTGCTGCTGGCGCTGTTTTAGAGTGGCGTCCCGCTGGGGGATCTCCCTATCCATCTTTGCCTTTTCGGCTTTGAGTTCTTTTAGCTGGGAGTCCTTTGTGCGGTAGTCCGCGAGCTTGCGGTCAATCTCTGTCTTGTAGGAGCCAATGAGGTCGCGGCAGCGGTCTTGACCGAGGGGGGTGTTGCAGAGGGGGCACTGGGCGGTTAGCGGAGACGCCTGCAGCACGTTTAGCTTGGACCGAAGCTCTTTTCCTTCGACGGCGAGGGATTCGAGTTCCGCGGCGGCCTGGCCCAAGTGGACTGCGACGGCTTGCAAGCGGGTCCGCTCCTGGGCGATGGCCGCTTCTTCGGTGCCCAGGCTATCCATAGTAGCTTTGGCCTGGATGATGCGAGCTTCAATGGCCGGGCGCGCCTGAGCTTTAGGCTCCAGCTCTCGGGTTAGACGCTGTTTCAGGAACTTCTCCCGCTCTTCCAGCCGGGCCTTGGCCTGGGCGATGGCTTGTTTAAGGGAGACGGCCTTATTGTTCAGGGTGTCGTAGTGGCGGCGGGCAGAGTCCATGGCCTCATATTGTTTAAGCAAGGACTGATATTCAGCGAAGCCGGCCTGGATGGTGTCCTGGTTTGTCACCAGGGCACGGTAGCCGGAGATTCGCGCTTCTTGCTGGCGTATCTCGGCCAGGAAGTGCTGAAGCTCGGACTGAAGGCCGGGCAAACGGGCTTCCAGGTCTTGTGCTTGACGGGCCTTTTGCTCCAGGTCCATGACTTCGCGGCGCAGGGCGTCGGCTTCAAGGGTGGCGGCGTCGATGGCGGAGGCGAGGGTTTGGAGGTCGGCGTTGACCACGGCGAGGGACTGCTGGTATTCGTCCTTGTGGGCGGCTTCCTGGGTGAGGTAGGCGAGGGCGGCCTCGATTTCGGCGGCCTGGCGGTCGTGTTCCTGGGCGCGCTGGCGGCTGCGCTCCTGCATCTCATCGAATCGGTCAAGGCCCAGGACTTTGGCGAGGACTTCCTTGCGCTCGCCGGGAGGCT is a window from the SAR202 cluster bacterium genome containing:
- a CDS encoding enoyl-CoA hydratase/isomerase family protein, translated to MTLVEFRFIKVSYKGHVALLTLSCPSRHNCVTADSARELKEACQQIEHDKRIRAVVITGAGKVFSSGREAYNPPSESATSEDVEGWLDSLRCASALASLPQPSIAAINGDAVDHGLELALACDLRVAARTARLGFTDLARGAIPWDGGSQRLVRLVGKARTLELLLTQRLIDADEALAVGLVNKVEDDGKGALKSATSLASQIAEAAPIAARYTKEAVYMGKDMTLQQGLRLEADLSFLLQTTEDRKQGVESFLSKRKPRFVGR
- a CDS encoding enoyl-CoA hydratase/isomerase family protein, producing the protein MEAFDTILYLKDGHVATITLNRPQIRNAFDTRMRDDLWQALEAVRDDTDVKCVVLNGAGFDFCAGADLTEFGAAPSLSVAREVRWERDIWGLFLDMAKPLIASIHGHCIGSGLEMAMLCDIRIVSYDAKFSMPETHLGLIPAAGGTQTISRAIGLAPALELLLTGHVVGAEEASKLGLATKVVSVKSLQAETLNLADRLASLDSKAAAGLKEAIHRGADLPLDRSLELERRLALKLLTTQPS
- a CDS encoding co-chaperone GroES, giving the protein MVRFTPLGERLIVRPIEQEEKTSSGIILPDTAKEKPQEGEVVAVGPGRTNEDGKRVPMEVKSGDRIIYSKFAGTEYKEAGQEYLILRESDVLAKVSK
- a CDS encoding long-chain-fatty-acid--CoA ligase, whose product is MNSNEFLSIAAAIVPEREAIVFEGNRTTFAHLQERSNRLANALADMGIGRGDRVAMMDVNTPAMLEAYFACARLDAIFVPFNYRAKSDEMAHMLNICEPTVLFVGKRYFTTAKDALKDSCPADYVITVEERNGGQWVFYDDVIGASSAEERHFPTAQDSDTTLLLFTAGTTGTPKAVMLSHESFSSYMLSSVEPPDPESAEERNLLCVPMYHIAGMQGALASVYGGRTTVLMRQFDAETWMELAQSERATRAGVVPTMLKQVVEHAKFNDYDLSSLKIITYGAAPMPVEVIKKAIKAMPGVRFINAFGQTETASTITMLPPEDHELSGSPEAIEKKLKRLTSVGKALPDVEVAVMDEEGLPLPSGQVGEVAARGSRIMQGYWRNEQATKGAFHGGWLFTGDLGYMDEDGYLYLSGRSKDFIKRGGEMISPEEVEQALMSHPAVDDAAIIGVPDIDWSERVRALVVKKGGAACSEIELIEYCHQRLASFKRPESVVFVEELPRNALGKVLKRVLREKYCYPIEDAA
- the groL gene encoding chaperonin GroEL; its protein translation is MPGKQLVFAEEARKSLKIGIDTLADTVKVTLGPRGRNVILDKKFGPPQVCSDGVTIAKEIELPNPFENMGAQLIKEAASKTNDAAGDGTTTSVVLAQAIITEGFKNTAAGANPMAIKRGIEKAVEAVVEELKKMARSVESREQIAQVAALSAHEDSIGNTIADAMEKVGKDGVITVEESKGIQDEIEYVEGMQIDRGYISPYFVTNPDKMEAVIENPHIIITDKKVSAVSDLVPVLEKLIQIGKKDVVIIAEDIDGEALATLVVNKLRGTLNCLAVKAPGFGDRRKAMLEDIAILTGGTVISEETGRKLDSATINDMGQARRVSSSKEETTIVEGKGSEQAIKARINQIRAQIEETTSEFDKEKLQERMAKLAGGVAVIKVGAATEVELKERKARVEDALSATRAAVEEGIVPGGGVALVRAQRALDPLIKKLDDDESVGAGIVRKSLESPVRLIAFNADREGSVILESVRGHKDDYGFDAETGEFGHMFEKGIVDPVKVTRSALQNAASIAAMVLTTESMVTEIPEKEKAPAAPPMEY
- a CDS encoding SMC family ATPase; translation: MIPTKLTLENFLSYKGPQPPLDFTGIHVACLSGANGHGKSALLDAVTWALWGEARSKFDDYLIHFGQDHMSVELEFQARGGGYKVIRRRSRTARRGSGKSDLQLQISAGDAFTPITGDSIAQTQAKIEQLIGMDYKTFINSSFLIQGRADEFTNKPPGERKEVLAKVLGLDRFDEMQERSRQRAQEHDRQAAEIEAALAYLTQEAAHKDEYQQSLAVVNADLQTLASAIDAATLEADALRREVMDLEQKARQAQDLEARLPGLQSELQHFLAEIRQQEARISGYRALVTNQDTIQAGFAEYQSLLKQYEAMDSARRHYDTLNNKAVSLKQAIAQAKARLEEREKFLKQRLTRELEPKAQARPAIEARIIQAKATMDSLGTEEAAIAQERTRLQAVAVHLGQAAAELESLAVEGKELRSKLNVLQASPLTAQCPLCNTPLGQDRCRDLIGSYKTEIDRKLADYRTKDSQLKELKAEKAKMDREIPQRDATLKQRQQQTQRQIATLEKELQESSHAAAEAETLRAESKTVKAELASESHAPQQRQELAAVEAQVAGLTYSPEGHSKLFRQVQDYQPYIQKHAKLSEALEALPREEASLWRSKSLVEQRRKEQSQIGETVAHLRTQAAGLAGRKQKLLAVDSQLQESRSKQQSLLASKGGLEDRLRKVEEAERQAAHKRPQAAGLRDEQSVYSELSQAFGKKGVQALLIETVLPYIEEYANELLRRMSDGRMNVKLETQQELKSRRGEFTETLEIKISDELGPRSYEMFSGGEAFRINLALRIALSKALAHRSGAPLPTLFIDEGFGTQDATGRERILDVIHAIEPDFQRIIVITHLDDLKEAFPVRIEVEKRNGASTAWIS